The following are from one region of the Actinomycetes bacterium genome:
- a CDS encoding DUF2516 family protein, with product MLLSGLQNLVDWVLFGLFAIIKIWAFVDCLRQSERAFPAVGRQSKLLWLILTGIAALTGLAVGPLNLIGIAGLVVALVYLFDVKVKVGEISR from the coding sequence GTGCTGTTGTCAGGTCTGCAAAATCTCGTTGACTGGGTGCTCTTTGGGCTGTTTGCGATTATCAAGATCTGGGCCTTCGTTGACTGCCTACGGCAGTCCGAGCGTGCATTCCCAGCAGTGGGACGCCAGTCGAAGCTGTTGTGGCTCATTTTGACCGGGATCGCAGCGTTGACGGGCCTGGCAGTCGGCCCGCTTAACCTCATTGGGATCGCCGGCCTCGTTGTCGCGCTGGTCTATCTCTTCGACGTGAAGGTGAAAGTCGGCGAGATCAGTCGCTAA
- a CDS encoding DEAD/DEAH box helicase, giving the protein MTDGPLIVQSDKTLLLEVDHEQFEQCRNDIAPFAELERSPEHIHTYRITDLGLWNAGAASYDAEQVVDVLIRYSRFPVANGLLVDVAETMARYGRMTLQNHPTHGLVLSTTEPAILTEVLRSKKMQPLVRDRLDDETVRIHPSERGRLKQVLITLGWPAEDLAGYVDGERHEIALDDQEWDLRDYQSQAVAGFLAGGSGVVVLPCGSGKTIVGAAAMAELSATTLILVTNTVAARQWKAELLRRTSLTDEEIGEYSGARKEIRPVTIATYQVLTTRRGGEYQHLDLFDARDWGLIVYDEVHLLPAPVFRFTADIQARRRLGLTATLIREDGREKDVFSLIGPKRYDAPWREIEAQGWIAPADCTEVRVSLSEHDRTLYATAEFEDRYRLAAHAPEKIRVVRALLDRHAGEQVLIIGQYLDQLEQISSDLEVPLVTGKTPVKERERMFGEFREGEIQVLVVSKVANFSVDLPEATVAIQISGTFGSRQEEAQRLGRVLRPKSDGRTAHFYSIVTRETVDAEFAAKRQRFLAEQGYAYAIVDADDVLLG; this is encoded by the coding sequence ATGACCGATGGCCCGCTGATAGTCCAAAGCGACAAGACTCTGCTCCTCGAGGTTGACCACGAGCAGTTTGAGCAGTGCCGCAACGACATCGCCCCGTTCGCGGAACTAGAGCGATCCCCAGAGCACATCCACACCTATCGGATCACTGATCTCGGGCTCTGGAACGCCGGTGCCGCCAGCTACGACGCGGAGCAGGTTGTCGACGTACTGATTCGCTACAGCCGATTCCCAGTTGCCAACGGCTTGCTTGTGGACGTCGCGGAGACTATGGCCCGCTACGGCCGGATGACGCTGCAAAATCATCCAACTCACGGTCTCGTACTCTCCACAACTGAACCCGCGATCTTGACCGAGGTGTTGCGCAGCAAGAAGATGCAGCCGCTGGTCCGTGACCGACTGGACGACGAAACCGTTCGTATTCATCCCAGCGAGCGGGGTCGCCTAAAGCAGGTCCTGATCACATTGGGCTGGCCAGCGGAGGATTTGGCGGGATACGTCGACGGCGAACGTCACGAGATCGCTTTGGACGACCAAGAATGGGATTTGCGGGACTACCAGAGCCAAGCGGTAGCCGGCTTCCTTGCCGGTGGCTCCGGCGTTGTAGTGCTGCCCTGTGGCTCCGGTAAGACCATCGTCGGTGCGGCCGCTATGGCGGAGCTCAGCGCCACCACCTTGATTCTGGTGACCAACACCGTGGCCGCACGGCAATGGAAGGCCGAGTTGCTTCGCCGCACCTCGCTGACTGATGAGGAGATCGGCGAATACTCCGGCGCCCGCAAGGAAATTCGCCCAGTCACGATCGCCACCTACCAGGTACTGACTACCCGCCGCGGCGGCGAATACCAGCACTTGGATCTCTTTGATGCTCGCGACTGGGGTCTGATCGTCTACGACGAAGTCCACCTACTGCCGGCGCCGGTGTTCCGATTCACCGCAGACATTCAGGCTCGACGTCGACTCGGCCTCACTGCCACGCTGATTAGGGAGGACGGCCGCGAAAAGGACGTCTTCAGCCTGATCGGACCCAAGCGATACGACGCGCCCTGGCGGGAAATCGAGGCCCAGGGCTGGATTGCGCCCGCAGATTGCACCGAGGTGCGCGTCTCGCTGTCAGAGCACGATCGAACTCTTTATGCCACTGCTGAGTTCGAGGATCGCTACCGACTAGCCGCTCATGCCCCGGAAAAGATTCGGGTAGTCCGAGCGCTATTAGACCGCCACGCAGGCGAGCAGGTCTTAATCATCGGACAGTACTTGGATCAACTAGAACAGATTTCCAGCGATCTCGAGGTTCCGTTGGTCACCGGCAAGACTCCAGTCAAGGAGCGCGAGCGAATGTTTGGCGAGTTCCGCGAAGGTGAAATCCAAGTACTGGTGGTGTCGAAGGTCGCAAACTTTTCGGTGGACCTACCGGAAGCCACCGTCGCCATTCAGATTTCCGGAACTTTCGGCTCCCGCCAGGAGGAGGCGCAACGGCTAGGTCGAGTGCTGCGACCCAAATCAGACGGCCGTACCGCTCACTTCTACTCGATCGTGACCCGGGAAACCGTTGACGCCGAGTTCGCCGCCAAGCGACAGCGATTCCTAGCAGAACAGGGATATGCCTACGCAATCGTGGACGCTGACGACGTGCTGCTGGGTTAG
- a CDS encoding helicase-associated domain-containing protein — MSVPRSLADDLRRRSDASIATLLQSRPDLLQPIPKSFADLAMRANTAASALQAMADTTAGELAVLEAACALAGAGRFDITDLSAGLDQVAADSQLDIIVTALIQRALLWGSTADLRVPSAVREIVGRTPCGLEPRDRGHASGISRIAAEPQWLLNELAAAPAEVAEKIQQLAWQVRPLHPDRPLDQAVIDWLTERKLLAADDTGELVLSRTVALAVRNGLLIQEPPLHPPTFAEEDSGDAVADAERDTGHVADQLLRAVDRLVDLTTRQPLTRQANGALRSRDWQEALIATDLAAGDLALVVSLCWELGWLDDDGSRQLLPTTSFQDAGTLPREQRWAALVVAWLSLPQTPSSDPAAVLSLRPDPAAETQRRQVLRAAVAVAPQHTLEWLAWSRPRHPIAATELAAVLSEARMLGLVTVAGASAATQQLLVAADPVALAPLIGSALPALSPDLILQADLTATALGPLPRAVERRLAGLAETESSGAGAVVRFTPESVRRAIGEGETAQEVLEWLAGLSKTPIPQALEVLLTDTDRQRAAISVVSLAAVVRCDEKVAASLVQDPALAECGLQLLAPGVLGSQVPAAELVRLIKQLGHEVLEDTGSSAPLAAPARAASGSSGSMPDPHRIVSSLRRVEQRHHPELHPPNDLQPLPAADLRALFNRASLSHEQLWLRFSDDDGTPQTHLVEPLAVSDGEVCAFDLTSSEIRVVPFARVTAASTHGG, encoded by the coding sequence ATGTCCGTACCGCGCAGTTTGGCCGACGACCTACGTCGGCGCAGTGACGCAAGCATCGCCACCCTGCTGCAGTCGCGGCCTGATCTGCTTCAACCCATTCCGAAGTCCTTCGCCGACCTCGCGATGCGAGCTAATACCGCAGCAAGCGCGCTGCAGGCAATGGCCGACACTACTGCCGGCGAATTGGCAGTTCTCGAAGCAGCCTGTGCGCTAGCAGGAGCCGGCCGCTTTGATATCACCGACCTCAGCGCGGGTCTCGATCAAGTAGCAGCTGATTCCCAACTGGACATCATCGTGACGGCCCTCATACAGCGGGCGCTGCTCTGGGGCAGTACCGCAGACCTGCGCGTGCCCTCAGCCGTGCGCGAGATTGTCGGCAGAACACCCTGCGGCCTCGAGCCACGGGATCGAGGCCACGCTAGCGGCATTTCCCGGATTGCAGCAGAGCCGCAATGGTTACTGAACGAACTAGCCGCGGCGCCAGCCGAGGTGGCGGAGAAGATCCAACAGCTGGCTTGGCAGGTGCGACCGCTGCATCCAGACAGACCACTCGACCAAGCGGTGATCGACTGGCTAACTGAAAGAAAGCTACTTGCCGCCGACGACACCGGAGAACTCGTGCTGTCCCGTACCGTGGCGCTGGCAGTTCGGAACGGATTGCTGATCCAAGAGCCACCCTTGCATCCACCCACCTTCGCCGAGGAGGATTCCGGAGACGCGGTTGCGGATGCCGAACGTGATACCGGCCATGTGGCTGACCAGCTCCTTCGAGCCGTGGACCGTCTCGTAGATCTCACGACTCGACAACCCCTCACCCGACAGGCCAACGGCGCCTTGCGCAGTCGTGATTGGCAGGAGGCACTTATCGCCACTGATCTCGCAGCGGGCGACCTCGCGCTCGTCGTCTCGTTATGTTGGGAACTGGGCTGGCTAGATGACGACGGCTCACGTCAGCTACTGCCGACAACCTCTTTCCAGGATGCTGGCACACTCCCCCGCGAGCAGCGCTGGGCGGCGCTAGTGGTGGCTTGGCTGTCGTTGCCGCAGACTCCGAGTTCTGACCCAGCCGCTGTTTTGAGTCTGCGACCGGATCCAGCAGCGGAGACGCAACGCCGGCAGGTACTGCGCGCGGCTGTAGCGGTAGCCCCGCAACACACTCTGGAATGGCTAGCGTGGTCCCGGCCTCGTCATCCGATCGCGGCCACCGAGCTAGCAGCTGTCCTCAGCGAAGCCCGCATGCTTGGCCTAGTGACCGTTGCCGGAGCTAGTGCAGCGACTCAGCAACTACTGGTTGCTGCCGATCCGGTTGCGCTAGCGCCACTGATCGGATCCGCCCTCCCTGCACTATCTCCCGACTTGATTTTGCAGGCGGATCTCACGGCTACTGCCCTAGGTCCGCTGCCACGAGCGGTAGAGCGCCGACTGGCGGGATTAGCAGAAACCGAATCTAGCGGGGCGGGCGCGGTGGTCCGCTTTACTCCCGAATCGGTGCGGCGAGCCATCGGCGAAGGAGAAACTGCCCAGGAGGTTTTGGAGTGGCTCGCTGGATTATCCAAGACCCCGATTCCGCAGGCACTGGAAGTCCTCCTCACGGATACCGATCGGCAACGTGCCGCCATCTCGGTTGTTTCACTGGCCGCGGTCGTGCGTTGTGATGAGAAAGTCGCGGCCTCATTGGTCCAAGATCCAGCCTTGGCGGAATGTGGTCTGCAACTCCTCGCGCCCGGAGTACTGGGATCTCAGGTGCCGGCAGCCGAGTTAGTCCGCTTGATCAAACAACTTGGTCACGAAGTACTCGAGGACACTGGCAGCAGCGCTCCGTTGGCGGCCCCCGCCCGGGCAGCCTCAGGGAGCAGCGGGTCAATGCCAGATCCCCACCGGATCGTGAGTTCACTGCGTCGGGTCGAGCAGCGACATCATCCGGAACTTCACCCGCCCAACGATCTGCAGCCATTACCCGCCGCCGATCTGCGCGCGTTGTTCAACCGCGCTTCGTTGTCCCACGAGCAGCTGTGGCTCCGGTTTAGCGACGACGACGGCACACCGCAGACACACCTAGTTGAGCCGCTGGCAGTCTCCGACGGTGAAGTGTGCGCGTTCGATCTCACTAGCAGTGAGATCCGCGTGGTGCCCTTCGCCCGTGTCACGGCCGCCAGCACGCACGGTGGCTAG
- the groL gene encoding chaperonin GroEL (60 kDa chaperone family; promotes refolding of misfolded polypeptides especially under stressful conditions; forms two stacked rings of heptamers to form a barrel-shaped 14mer; ends can be capped by GroES; misfolded proteins enter the barrel where they are refolded when GroES binds): MSKMIAFDEEARRSLERGMNTLADAVRVTLGPKGRNVVLEKKWGAPTITNDGVSIAKEIELEEPYEKIGAELVKEVAKKTDDVAGDGTTTATVLAQSLVREGLRNVAAGANPMGLKRGIEKAVEAVSAQLLDMAKEVETKEQIAATASISAGDNEVGQIIAEAMDKVGKEGVITVEESNTFGLELELTEGMRFDKGFTSMYFVTDPERMETELEDPYILIANSKISSVKDLLPLLEKVMQTGKSLAIIAEDVEGEALATLIVNKVRGTFKSVAVKAPGFGDRRKAMLQDIAILTGGQVISEEIGLKLESADISMLGRARKVVVTKDETTIVEGSGDAEQIAGRVNQIRAEIDNSDSDYDREKLQERLAKLAGGVAVIKAGAATEVELKERKHRIEDAVRNAKAAVEEGIVPGGGVALLQAAAAVFEKLELDGDEATGAALVNTASESPLKQIATNAGLEGGVVVERVRNLEPGYGLNAANGEYVDLIDAGIIDPAKVTRSALQNAASIAGLFLTTEAVVADKPEPAPAMPAGDPGGMGGMGGMDF, from the coding sequence ATGTCGAAAATGATCGCGTTCGACGAGGAAGCGCGCCGGTCACTCGAGCGGGGAATGAACACCCTTGCCGATGCCGTCCGGGTCACTTTGGGACCTAAGGGTCGCAACGTTGTCCTGGAGAAGAAGTGGGGCGCTCCCACGATCACCAATGATGGCGTGTCAATCGCCAAGGAAATTGAGCTCGAGGAGCCGTACGAGAAGATCGGCGCTGAGCTCGTCAAAGAGGTCGCCAAGAAGACTGATGATGTCGCTGGCGACGGAACCACTACCGCAACGGTGCTCGCACAGTCGCTAGTCCGCGAGGGCTTGCGCAACGTGGCCGCCGGAGCTAACCCGATGGGCCTGAAGCGTGGCATCGAGAAGGCTGTTGAAGCCGTCTCCGCCCAGCTGTTGGACATGGCTAAAGAGGTTGAAACCAAGGAGCAGATCGCCGCGACCGCCAGCATCTCAGCTGGCGACAACGAGGTTGGCCAGATCATCGCCGAGGCGATGGACAAGGTCGGCAAGGAAGGCGTCATCACCGTCGAGGAGAGCAACACCTTCGGGCTCGAACTGGAGCTCACCGAAGGTATGCGCTTCGACAAGGGCTTCACGTCGATGTACTTCGTCACCGATCCAGAGCGCATGGAGACCGAGCTTGAGGATCCGTACATCCTCATCGCCAACTCCAAGATCTCTTCGGTGAAGGACCTACTCCCACTGCTGGAGAAGGTCATGCAGACCGGCAAGTCGCTGGCCATCATCGCCGAAGATGTCGAAGGTGAAGCCCTCGCCACGCTGATCGTCAACAAGGTGCGCGGCACCTTTAAGTCGGTCGCGGTGAAGGCACCGGGCTTCGGCGATCGCCGCAAGGCCATGCTGCAGGACATTGCGATCCTCACCGGTGGTCAGGTGATCTCCGAGGAGATCGGCCTGAAGTTAGAGAGCGCGGACATCAGCATGCTGGGTCGTGCTCGCAAGGTGGTCGTCACCAAGGATGAAACCACCATCGTCGAGGGCTCCGGTGACGCTGAGCAGATCGCCGGTCGGGTCAATCAGATTCGGGCCGAGATCGACAACAGCGACTCCGACTATGACCGCGAGAAGCTGCAAGAGCGGCTGGCCAAGCTGGCCGGTGGCGTTGCCGTCATCAAGGCCGGCGCTGCAACTGAGGTTGAACTCAAGGAGCGCAAGCACCGCATTGAGGACGCAGTCCGCAACGCGAAAGCTGCCGTCGAAGAAGGCATTGTGCCGGGTGGTGGCGTCGCGCTGCTGCAGGCCGCGGCCGCTGTGTTCGAGAAGCTGGAGCTAGATGGCGATGAGGCCACTGGCGCCGCGCTCGTCAACACCGCTTCCGAATCACCGTTGAAGCAGATCGCCACCAACGCCGGTCTTGAGGGCGGCGTGGTCGTCGAACGAGTCCGCAACCTTGAGCCCGGCTACGGTCTCAACGCCGCGAACGGCGAGTACGTGGACTTGATCGACGCTGGGATCATCGATCCGGCGAAGGTCACGCGTTCCGCACTGCAGAATGCAGCATCTATTGCCGGCCTGTTCCTGACTACCGAAGCGGTAGTTGCGGACAAGCCTGAGCCCGCTCCTGCTATGCCTGCCGGCGATCCCGGTGGCATGGGCGGCATGGGTGGCATGGACTTTTAG
- a CDS encoding MoaD/ThiS family protein produces MAVTVRIPTILRTYTDGAGELTLADAGATLSSALDSLEAAAPGITARILDDSGELRRFVNVYVDDEDVRFAGGLATPLTETAAIAVIPAVAGGC; encoded by the coding sequence ATGGCCGTAACCGTTCGCATACCGACCATCCTGCGTACCTACACCGACGGAGCGGGAGAGTTGACCCTCGCTGATGCCGGTGCAACGCTTTCCAGCGCTCTTGATTCGCTGGAAGCAGCAGCCCCAGGCATCACCGCCCGCATCCTGGATGATTCCGGTGAACTGCGCCGCTTCGTCAACGTCTACGTGGATGACGAGGACGTGCGCTTCGCCGGCGGTCTAGCCACGCCACTGACTGAGACCGCGGCCATCGCGGTAATCCCAGCCGTCGCTGGTGGTTGCTGA
- the thrC gene encoding threonine synthase, whose amino-acid sequence MTTISTAPTTEVSAAPSFGQATSLTCRECAAQYPLGAAYACIECFGPLEVSYDFAGITRESIAAGPQSLWRYSQLLPVAPNAKDEANLAPGMTKLVRADNLADRLGMTAPLWVKDDSGNPTHSFKDRVVAVAQSAARRLGFTTLACASTGNLANAVAAAAARAGQDSVVLIPANLEAGKTVTTATYGGKLLAVEGNYDDVNRLCSELIGDPVTANWGFVNVNLRPYYAEGSKTLGYEIAEQLGWRTPDQVVIPVASGSLLTKVDKSWRELTKLGLIEQSRYCVFGAQANGCNPVATAFSEGEQVVRPVKPNTIAKSLAIGNPADGPYALDAVRRTGGAIGSVSDPAIVSAIKLLAETEGIFAETAGGVTLATFQSLLASGAASSDAETVLLNTGDGLKTLDAVADSVGPTAVIEPRVTEVREALN is encoded by the coding sequence ATGACAACTATCTCCACTGCACCTACTACCGAGGTATCCGCTGCCCCCAGTTTCGGGCAGGCCACCTCGCTTACCTGTCGCGAATGTGCGGCGCAATACCCATTGGGAGCGGCTTACGCCTGCATCGAGTGTTTCGGCCCGCTAGAAGTCTCGTACGACTTCGCTGGAATCACGCGAGAATCGATTGCGGCCGGTCCGCAGTCGCTGTGGCGATATTCGCAATTGCTGCCGGTAGCGCCCAACGCCAAGGACGAAGCAAACCTGGCTCCAGGCATGACAAAGCTAGTGAGAGCCGACAATCTGGCTGATCGACTAGGCATGACCGCCCCGCTGTGGGTCAAGGACGACAGCGGTAACCCGACGCACTCATTCAAGGACCGTGTGGTTGCGGTGGCGCAGTCCGCCGCACGCCGGCTGGGCTTTACTACGTTGGCGTGCGCTTCAACCGGCAACCTGGCCAATGCGGTGGCAGCCGCTGCGGCTCGTGCCGGACAGGACTCGGTAGTACTGATTCCCGCCAACCTGGAGGCGGGGAAGACGGTCACTACCGCCACCTACGGCGGCAAGCTACTGGCGGTTGAGGGTAACTACGACGACGTCAACCGGCTCTGTAGCGAACTCATCGGCGATCCGGTGACCGCTAACTGGGGGTTCGTGAACGTCAACTTGCGGCCCTACTACGCCGAAGGCTCCAAGACACTGGGATACGAGATCGCCGAGCAACTGGGCTGGCGGACCCCGGACCAGGTCGTCATTCCGGTGGCTTCCGGATCGCTACTGACCAAGGTCGACAAGTCGTGGCGGGAACTCACGAAATTGGGTCTCATCGAACAATCTCGCTATTGCGTCTTCGGAGCCCAAGCGAATGGCTGCAACCCCGTGGCCACGGCCTTTAGCGAAGGCGAACAGGTCGTGCGACCGGTGAAACCCAACACGATTGCCAAGAGTCTGGCAATTGGCAACCCTGCCGATGGCCCGTATGCGCTCGACGCCGTACGCCGTACTGGTGGGGCGATTGGAAGCGTGAGCGATCCAGCGATTGTTTCCGCTATCAAGTTGTTAGCCGAAACCGAAGGAATCTTTGCCGAGACCGCTGGCGGGGTCACGCTGGCTACCTTCCAGAGCCTGCTAGCGTCCGGCGCCGCGTCATCCGACGCTGAGACGGTACTTCTCAACACCGGTGACGGCCTCAAGACCTTAGACGCGGTGGCTGACTCCGTCGGTCCCACCGCCGTGATCGAACCCCGCGTCACCGAAGTACGAGAAGCCCTGAACTAG
- a CDS encoding glucosyl-3-phosphoglycerate synthase, translating to MQAEAREWFAARTSAAADWPLTDLLAAKGDQKVDVILPAQDEAATVGKIVAEVRAQLMQPTCGLVDTLVVVDSGSVDETAEVAAAAGARVASIHEVLPDIPARDGKGEAMWRGLAATSGDLVVFVDADLRSFTAEYVMGLLGPLLLVDDVQLVKAVYDRPLITEQTRIAAGGGRVTEIMARPLINALWPELAGVAQPLSGEYAARRTLLESLTFPCGYGVEIGVLVDTYERYGLAGIAQVDLGQRQHEHQDASQLSRMSAQVLHAALTRIDAAGKVYAAPEQVTLPSFSHDEAGFGLSVNNVQTSERPPLRSLGAYRDRTR from the coding sequence ATGCAGGCTGAAGCGCGTGAGTGGTTTGCCGCTCGCACGTCGGCTGCTGCTGATTGGCCGCTAACTGATCTCCTTGCTGCCAAGGGAGATCAAAAGGTCGATGTCATTCTTCCCGCGCAAGATGAGGCCGCGACAGTTGGCAAGATCGTCGCGGAGGTGCGAGCGCAGTTGATGCAACCTACCTGCGGGCTGGTCGACACCCTCGTCGTTGTGGACTCGGGAAGTGTCGACGAGACGGCCGAGGTGGCAGCCGCAGCTGGGGCGCGAGTAGCCAGTATTCACGAGGTACTCCCCGACATCCCTGCACGGGACGGCAAGGGTGAGGCCATGTGGCGGGGGCTAGCAGCAACCTCGGGAGACCTAGTGGTCTTTGTCGATGCTGATCTGCGGTCCTTCACTGCGGAATACGTGATGGGATTACTTGGGCCGCTGCTGCTGGTCGATGACGTGCAACTAGTCAAGGCGGTCTACGATCGGCCGCTGATCACTGAGCAGACTCGAATAGCAGCGGGTGGTGGTCGAGTGACCGAGATCATGGCTCGGCCGTTGATCAATGCATTGTGGCCGGAATTGGCCGGAGTTGCTCAGCCGCTGTCTGGTGAGTACGCAGCTCGGCGCACATTACTGGAATCGCTGACTTTCCCGTGTGGCTACGGCGTGGAGATAGGGGTGCTGGTCGATACCTACGAGCGGTACGGGTTGGCGGGAATTGCTCAGGTAGACCTTGGCCAGCGGCAGCACGAGCATCAAGATGCCAGCCAACTATCGCGCATGTCTGCGCAGGTACTGCACGCGGCACTCACCAGAATCGATGCTGCGGGCAAGGTCTACGCCGCACCCGAGCAGGTCACGCTGCCGTCATTTAGCCATGACGAAGCCGGATTCGGTCTCTCTGTGAACAACGTTCAGACTAGTGAGCGGCCACCATTGCGCTCGTTGGGTGCCTACCGAGATCGAACTCGGTAG
- a CDS encoding DUF3263 domain-containing protein, producing the protein MGSEIVGAGSGAELSELELRILDFERGWWRFGGAKEDAIREQFDFSATRYYQTLNRLIDTEAALNADPVLVRRLRRLRQARQEARSAGHRS; encoded by the coding sequence ATGGGTTCCGAAATCGTCGGGGCTGGTAGTGGAGCCGAACTCAGCGAACTGGAACTCCGGATTCTGGACTTCGAGCGAGGCTGGTGGCGTTTCGGGGGCGCGAAAGAAGATGCCATCCGCGAACAGTTCGATTTCAGTGCCACTCGGTACTACCAAACACTCAACCGACTCATCGACACCGAAGCGGCGTTGAACGCTGATCCAGTACTGGTGCGGCGGCTCCGGCGGCTCCGGCAGGCGCGGCAAGAAGCTCGGTCTGCGGGTCATCGCAGCTAG
- a CDS encoding CPBP family intramembrane metalloprotease — protein MLDEWLTSWGVQLPQIETGLPIWPVIAVVVLMLMINVAANKAIQSYYLFWTLGGSVVVLALGLLDGCTWGDLGLAPNTWISGAIWGAGLMAIVFAVYAIGSIWRRTREAFRDNNIAGLSLPRLFWQALVELPFGTVLFEEIAFRAVLWAMLARRYGVGWATVLSALLFGLWHILPSLDLHLRNQRIGEVGGNRARIIAIVGSVITTAIGGFIFSLLRIGTGSLLPPMGLHWSTNGWGYLFARRVSGRDPKS, from the coding sequence GTGCTCGACGAGTGGCTGACCTCTTGGGGTGTTCAACTGCCCCAGATCGAAACCGGGCTGCCCATCTGGCCGGTCATTGCGGTCGTCGTGCTGATGTTGATGATCAACGTCGCTGCAAACAAAGCCATTCAGAGCTATTACCTGTTCTGGACGCTGGGCGGGTCCGTAGTCGTACTCGCGCTGGGACTGTTGGACGGTTGCACCTGGGGAGATCTTGGTCTCGCGCCCAATACATGGATCTCCGGTGCCATTTGGGGCGCTGGCCTGATGGCGATCGTTTTCGCGGTCTACGCGATCGGATCAATCTGGCGGCGCACTCGCGAGGCTTTCCGGGACAACAACATTGCGGGACTGTCGTTGCCACGCTTGTTCTGGCAGGCACTCGTCGAACTGCCATTCGGAACTGTGTTGTTTGAGGAGATTGCCTTTCGGGCGGTGCTCTGGGCGATGCTGGCCCGCCGCTATGGCGTCGGCTGGGCCACGGTGTTGTCAGCGCTGCTCTTTGGTTTGTGGCACATCCTGCCCTCGCTGGACCTCCATCTGCGGAACCAGCGCATCGGTGAAGTGGGTGGCAACCGGGCCCGCATCATCGCCATCGTGGGATCAGTCATCACCACCGCCATCGGCGGGTTCATCTTCTCGCTGCTACGGATCGGAACCGGCTCACTGCTGCCCCCCATGGGGCTGCACTGGTCTACCAACGGCTGGGGTTACCTCTTCGCTCGGCGGGTCTCTGGACGCGACCCGAAATCCTAA
- a CDS encoding class I SAM-dependent methyltransferase produces MAVDWQRYLTRYHHDHPGITERVLARSSNGANRNPYQWLIEALPVAPTTVVDLGAGSMPLRPTLPVTTRYLGIDRSPAELQRGRSIGRRVAVAADMSHLPVGSGAVDVVVSSMALMLAERLDLVMAEIARVLRPSGVLAMMLPTPWPLRISDIEPLVRLSIPLRGPGAMPQVVSVSRIRRELAEAGLVVTDVARERFGFRLLQPADAALAVSALYTPGRSQAAKDRAVASLCRLRIGTELPVPLLRVVAQRR; encoded by the coding sequence ATGGCAGTGGATTGGCAGCGATATCTAACGCGGTATCACCACGATCACCCCGGAATTACTGAGCGAGTGCTAGCGCGGAGTAGCAATGGGGCCAATCGCAATCCGTATCAATGGTTGATCGAGGCACTGCCAGTCGCGCCCACCACCGTGGTGGATTTGGGGGCCGGAAGCATGCCGCTGCGCCCAACGCTGCCTGTGACAACTCGCTACCTCGGCATTGATCGCAGTCCGGCCGAGTTGCAACGTGGTCGCAGCATCGGGCGACGGGTGGCTGTTGCGGCAGACATGAGTCACTTGCCGGTCGGGTCGGGAGCGGTAGACGTGGTGGTGTCCTCCATGGCGCTGATGTTGGCAGAACGGCTGGACCTGGTGATGGCCGAGATCGCGCGGGTGCTGCGCCCAAGTGGAGTACTGGCAATGATGCTGCCCACGCCCTGGCCACTACGAATCTCAGATATCGAACCTCTAGTGCGGCTCAGTATTCCGTTACGCGGACCTGGCGCGATGCCGCAGGTAGTGTCGGTCAGCCGGATTCGCCGTGAGTTGGCGGAAGCGGGACTAGTGGTGACGGATGTTGCCCGGGAAAGGTTTGGTTTCCGATTGCTGCAGCCCGCCGATGCGGCCTTGGCGGTGTCAGCGCTGTATACCCCTGGCCGCAGCCAGGCCGCCAAGGATCGAGCGGTAGCTAGTCTGTGCAGACTGCGGATAGGGACCGAACTACCGGTTCCGCTACTACGGGTCGTCGCGCAACGCCGGTGA